ctttggccgcttcatatgatggaagcagcccagccgcttatagaacgatgaaggagtggcacgaacaagccgacttggctcgagcatcactagataaggcggccaagaaaatgaagaaatgggcggatgagaaaaggcgacatgttgagttcaaagttggggaccaagtgatggtgaagcttttacctcaacaattcaaaacatttaggaaggtgcacaaaggattgatccggagatatgaaggcccattcccagtaattggacgtgttgggaacgtatcttatcgagtccaactaccgcccaagttaaagattcatccagtcttccacgtaagttttctaaaaccttatcatggggacAAGGAAGAaccagaacgaggagtttccaaacgagcaccaatggcagttgcgacttcgtttGATCGTGAGGTGGAAGATATCTTGTTACATCGAACGGTACGaagacgaggtgtgccgagctatagagaatacctagttaagtggcgtaacttacccgatagtgaagcaagctgggagGCCGAAGACCtattgtggcagttcacagacaaaatcaagaagtatcacgaggatcacacgacgaggacgtcgtgagcttaggtgggggagaatgtcacaatccaacaattttatggcccaacccactaagtttatggcccaatatgtgaaaatcaaagaaggcccaagaacctcatggaagttcactagaactttcccatgagttcttccatggaatggtatagaatgtccatggaaatatctagatacatgaaacttctagttcttagatcttagccatccattgtatttaatcctagccatccattttgtgatatgagtagtataaataggggtggcctcatttggcacaccacacctcaaatctcaaacattctctcttgtaaagcattctcaagcaatataagtattttcttcaattccacttgttctataatattttctcttttggttacttgaatcgttataaggtccgagtaaggctgacttagtagagactaagtgccgcacgtgagcttatcgagataagtccgtgacactaAACATACTTACATATGAACAACTCTAAAAATCTAAAAAGTGCCGGCTCTCACAATTTTTTTGTCCTCTTTTAAACCTTTGTCAGTATATATAATTGTAACTAATTTGTCTTCTATAAAAGGTAAATAATACTCGTATAAACAGCAAGTTGGATTTTGTTTTAATTGGTTACGATTTTTTTGCTAATATTTATTTATCTTTTACGGTTTTGAAGTTAACTTTTTTTTAATTCCAGTGATAATTATTAATACCTGACGTCACCCTATGATTTTAATGGATACACGTGTCCTTGTTTTTAGTCTAATTACGGGCAAATTAACATAATGGTGATGTCATAAGGTTAGCATTTTAATGATATTTATAGATAGATTATAGATGCTCAATTGGAACAGTTGAGCTTTATTAGAAATAGTGAAGTGGAGTGACAATATGCTCAAGTGAATAGGATGATGCTAAAACTACAAACATCATGACATCACaaacccaaatttaaacttcacaTTTCAAACCAAACCCGATCGGGAAAAGCGGATCATACGAATTTCCTTGATGATCCATAGGCAGTTGATCAACTGATTTAAACCAAGAAACCGGAAGCCGCCCATGGAACTCATAATCTCCAAAAATAACATCAGTTATCCCGTTTCCTTCAGTGCCCGGCAACCAAGCAGCAACTAACGACTCTAACGATCCCAAAACCGAAGGCTCTAAAACTAACGGTCTACCGGATATTAAAATTGCAAGTGTTGGGATTTTTTCTGCTACTAGTTTTAATAATTCGCCCCCTTTGAATGGAATAGTGAGTTCTGAATTATCACCACCTGATTCAACATATGGTGCTTCACCTATGGCTACAATAGCATAAGAGAAATCTTGTCCCGAAAGGCTTTCGTATGTTGGATTTTCTTCGTATACTACTTCAGTATTTTTTCCGATTGCCTCTTTAATAGCATCGAGAATCGTAGTTCCTAAACACAATGTTATCAAGGAATTGATGTTCGTTAAGAATcgggtcgggttgggtcgagacccgaGCGGGTTTGGTTTGAAACAGGTCATGGGTCGAGACCAGAACGAGTTTGAGTCGAAACATGTAATCGGTCGAACGGGTTAGATATTTTAATTGGGTCAAACTGGTCGGGTCTAATGAGTCGGGTTTTCTAAATGAGTTGAGTTGGGTCGAGACCCGTTTCTCAAAGTTTATTAAACTTGTAAAACCTCTAGATAATACTCCTCCGTCCCAAAAAAACTGTCCCATTTGACATTGTACAGTCTTTCTCCTTCAATTTTGACTTTTAATTGTTTTGTTTCATTAAAGTTATACCAATGTCTACATTTAAAACTCAATCCATACATACAAATTCCATTagatatttacaaaaaaaaaaaaaatatctaaaGTCGAAGTTGATAAAAAAAGACCTCAAAAGTCAAACAGAGACAATTTATTTGGGACAGAGAAAGAAATATTTTTAAAATCTTGGAAAGACGTGTTAAGACCcatgaaggacccgttggactttGTATATACTTTTTAGGCTTCATACGGGTCTAAATTGGACTCATTCTTTAAGCTTTTTTATCGACCCAGTTGGTTGTTAAACACCTAACCCAATAGACCCATTTTTAAAGCTATGAGCATCATTTGACAGGTATAGATATAACTTACCGATTGTGATTCTTCCACTGGTGCCTTCCCAAGTAGCGGTCCAACCGCCACATTGGTACCCGAGATCATCTGCATGTTTTCCAGCAACAAGTACACGTTTCGCATTTTTATCTAACGGCAAAAACGGCTTATTTAAAtctttcccatttttcaacaggaCCAATGACTTGCGAACTGCTTCACGTGCTAATTCTCTGTGTGGCTGGAACAATGAATTTTGTCacgtttaataaaaatatagaagtcttggataatatatataagtttaacATGTTTATCTATTAGTTTACCTTGCTGCCGACAACATCGAGTAAGGATCTATCGGACATTGGATATTCAAAAAGTCCAGCAGCAAATTTAACTCTTAGTATTCGTTCAACAGCATCATTGATTCTTGCCATAGGTACCTCTCCTGATTCTACTAAATATGTTAAATCATCCAAAAACAACTGATATCTGAATGGTACCATCACCTGCAAGTTTCAAATGTGTAAAACTGGAGGTCAAAACCGGTCAAAATTGGTCAAATGTTAcgactttgaccaattttgaccgatTTTTGACCAATTTCCAAGTATTTGGTCAAAACttggtcaaaattggtcaaagtcaaacttggtcaacgtgAAGTACTCCCCGAGTTGCCGAGTACTCTCTAAAAAGTCctgaccgagtactccccgagtagtaTTTTTTCAACCTTGGACAAGTTGCCGTTTAAGTTTAACCAAGTTCGGTTATTTGACCCGATTTACAAATCAAAATGTGACCCAAATTGACACTTTCTGAGGTACACGGGTTAAAATTTTCCATGTCCTAGGTTGGAAAATAACATTTGTTTTAAGGAGCTATAGTTTACATTACCATATCGATTCCAGCATTGACTGCAGATGAAACAGCACTTCGGTAATTTGACCCAAAAGGCTCGTGGAATCGATCAAGTGCTTCCCAATCTGAAATTACAATACCCTGTAAAAAATGTGAGGTATTTTATACATTTCCAAAAACAAATAACAATGTTTTGTAGGCCTTAAATGAAAATAGTGACAAATTATACTTGCCTTAAACCCTAACTTCTCTTTTAATATATCCGTTAAAAGATAACGATGAGAGTGCAATTTAGTTCCGTTCCAGCTAGAGTAGGATGCCATAACGGTACAAACACCCTTTGAAATACAATCTGGATAAGGTAACATGTGAATGTTCTCCAAATCCTCATATGAAATTACGGTATTGCCTTCGTTCTTCCCTTTATCAGTACCTCCATCTCCAACAAAATGTTTTGCACATGCCATAACATTGTTTCTGGAATCAAATCATCATTCAAATATCTACAGGGTGCTCATAATTTATTACAGATAGACTAACTATAAGAATAGTAATGGTACTTTGTTATAGACTAACTATAAGAATAGTAATGGTACTTTGTTTACCTTCCGGCTACATAAGGGTATCCATTTGGGTGGTCTTTAGGAGGTTTCCCCTGTAATCCTGTTACTAGTGATGTCATCTTTTTGACTATTTGAGTATCTTCACTATAGCTTTCGTAGCATCTTCCCCATCTGGGATCTTTGCATACCTACAAACATCAACTCAAATAATCAGCACAAAGATTGTTttaatactcataatctcatttcaTTATTTACTTACAGCAATACAAGGAGCAAATGCATACTGAACGCCACTAGCCCTGGTTTCCAATGCAGTAGCAGCACCTATCCTCTCTACCAAATCTGGATCCCTGCAACAAATTGAACTTTTATCTTAATTCTACTATCCAATTCAAAGTAACAGTAACAGTAATAGTCAAATATCACGATTTTGTGTAACTTAACGCTGACCTGGTAGCACCAAGCCCAACATTATGAGGGAAAATCGTTGTACCGTACACATTATTATTACCATGAACAGCATCACTACCATAAAATATCGGAATTCCAAGCCTGGTTTCCAGAGCACCTTTTTGTAATCCGTCTACCATATCCGCCCAATCTGATGACGTTGCGTTATCAAACGGCTTGCTTCCGCCACCACTTAACACACTCCCTGTCAACAAATCATCACAAATTCAAatatataactataaacatattcACATTTTTTTAAGTAGATACACAAATTTTAAATCAATGCTACCAATGTAGTGAATCAGTTTCTCTCTCACatatattattacaagtaattacTAAAAATTTGTAACAAATTAACAATGTAACATTCATACACAGGCACATAATTATACATAAACACGTAAACTTATACAACAAAATGTGAATCAATACGACAAAACTGATTCAATATTAGCTAAATTAATACAATATACGAACGTATACATATCTATAAATAAGTAACGTATACCTATAGAGAGGTCTCTGATGACGTCAGGAGTAGCAACGCTGCGTTCGATTTGAGTCATTTGACCTAATTTCTCTTTGAGAGTCATACGAGAGAGAAGATCGTTGACTCTGGATTCAATCGGTTCGTTTGCGTTTTTGTAAACGAAATTGATACTCTCTCCCATTGTTACTGAACCGGAACGAGCAAAACGACGTCGGATTGAATGATCGGAGTTATATGATTTACAGGTTATTTTAGTGAAGTGTGGTGAGTAGATAGTAGGAGAGTATACCAGTGTAACAATTTGTAAATGCCGGTGAACGGGAAATGTGATCGGTAGGTACATAATTGGGTGAGTGGTAGGGACCCACATGATGACCTGTGAATTTACATGGTGACTACACGTCAATTTAGATTATGTTTTGCTTACGTGGATTGCATTATTGAGATCTTATCATCATCATTTCACTAGTATTGTGAATGTGAATTGTGATGTGATTTGTGATTGTCTTGGCTATAGTTAAATGTTTATTTATTTTTAGAAAGCTACAATTATATCACTAAAGTCACGGTGACTACAGAAAACAACAGCTAAAAATCTGCAAGAATAAAAAGAAACTACAAACTAAAAAGTTCAAAAAAATACTGCAAATAAAATAAAAGCTACACTCATAAACTTTAATCTCGTCGTAacatgtgatgttatgcgaggcgtatatgaaatagcttatattttactagaaaatactattaaatatgatacaattttacacaagatatttatttatctatataatggatatacataaaccttgctaaaacacttataggcagtgtacctaatcgtacagtagtgtagtttttagtaagtccggttcgttccacatggatacacttaaacaagcttaacgctatattacttttaatcttataaaaatacaaatatatatataagtaatattattattataaagggtggtttttaccgtttaatgaccggtttgtcgatttttataactttagtcgcagttaaaacctaatgtaaaatattaaataaataaaagacttaatttaaaacgtaaaataaataacgataatgaaattgcaataaataaaagtgcgatgaaataaaattgccataattaaaagtgcgataattaaaagtgcaattaaatacaatgacaataaataaaaatgtgataattagaagtgcaattaaatatgaaaataaaggaattatgcttatttaaacttccgtaatcatgatgtttggcgtgttgatttaagtttattctcatgggttaattgttctttgacctggattatttaatatgtccgtctggtttttgtccacaacagtccatcagtcataaatataaagtgcgagtgtcctcgtcaaattatccttatatccgaagtcaaatattccaactaattggggacttaaactgtaacaatgtcttaatactttgtttaataattacaccaggatatcgactgcgtgtaacccaaggttttaatactttgttatcaattatgccaagtgtccttgtacataatttcacccctgttttaataagtctattaactattaatccattcccgtgtccggttaaatgaacgattattcgtacatataaatatcccgcccatcgtgtccgatcgagtgtatatggttatttatagggacgtccaattgtaaatctttatattaaaattaacaaactatcatttagttaaacaaatataaagcccattaatagcccatagtctaatttccacaagtgtcgttcttttgtccaaacctcaattatggtacaaagcccaattacccaattttaataattttagtcaaacatcacgattacttcggcattaaataagcataataataacttagctacgagacattaatgaaaataacataaacataacttacagtgggtgttattagcatagtggtacacggacagagtttcgacttacaaaaccttaaaacattcgactaatcgatccttattattatcactaacttaaaattaaaattacaaattgagattacgatttgaagtgatacttgatacataaaaatggggaaagaaaaatatctataaaatataaaaggtatatataaatcgtcgaaatgcatgttcttttataggcagagagtgctccgcgagtgcagcctttttgggctttcaaactccgcgagtgcggaggtcgtgattctagctcatccaagtttggatcttagtctgcctacggattttattataaatataatataaatatataatttatataattaattatatattatattatatttatatacataattaatttataatttccgatccgttgcgtcgtacgttgaaagctggttcatgtctcggttccggattttcgaacgtcctttcgtataatttaatatcttgtactttgcattttgcggcttgtactcttgtaattttgagacgtttctcatcaataattggaaccactttgattgtactttgtacttttgagctttttggtcgtttgcgtcttcaattcatcgcatctgtcttttgccttcaccttttattatttaaacgaatatcactagtaaatagaacaattgcaactaaaagcttgtctttcttgagggataatgctatgaaatatatgttcatttttagcattatcaaatattctcacacgtgagcgttgcttgtcctcaagcaatatagtcttgaaatatactagaatcacttctttattcttcacactttgtacatcagtgatttctatacggcggtataaacaatggtagtaacgatgtggtttacagtcccacatgactataaaagtttagatccattaaggaaattgaatctttatgaaaacatttgatcttttgaaaattaaatctagcttttaccctagataagttttccgggataacccttcaccggtgtttgcaaattctttttgtgggtttggtgggtttcatatttgaaatttttagctcaaaacttaaggttttgtgtcacccactttctaaccttatattgagaaagcaacacgtccagtatacttgctccgtatattaccttttggtaaactaccgtctggttgtaaaggaaagcgttgaacaagtaactgttaaggcaatgtcccctgacatgcttttaattatggtctataacatatcggatgcaattactatcctttgtaggagcaatagtaaagctcacccttataatttttcggtctggcacaaggtcctgtctttgaccatgctatgcaaccaccgttcttacggttgacacccgatttggttcaggtgacctaatgaattccaggtgacctatgcaatgattctagaggattaaaaacctataaagatcgaatttgggtgcctatgcttggagatttgagggatttaatccttactgaagcgcataaatcgagattatcagtgcatccaggtagtacaaagatgtatagagacttgaaaatattgtattggtggccgacaatgaagacagatgttgcaaattttgtcgaaaaatgtcatatttgtgcgcaagttaaggcagaacatcagaaaccgtatggatctctaagacagttagaaattcctcagtggaaatgggatcatataacgatggattttgtaaccaagttaccccgaacctagaaaggacacgacatgatctgggtgattgtggatcgtttaacaaagagtgctcactttttagctactcgtgaaacagcctcgttgagtgatttggcagaattgtacttgaaagagatcgttagtcgacatggtgtaccgttgtctatagtttccgacagagatactaggtttgtatcgaacttctggaacagtttataacaaaatttgggtacacgtgtaaatctgagtacagcatatcatccacagacagacggtcagagtgaacggacaattcagacattagaagatatgttaagagcatgtgtcttagaatatggtggttcttgggattcacatcttccattgatagagtttgcttacaacaattcatatcattcgagtatcggaatgccaccgtatgaaatgttatatggtcgaaaatgcagaactcctacgtgttggttagaagcaggcgagaaacaatttgcaggtcccgagattgttcagataactgcagaactcctacttgaaggtatcaccgtggaaaggggtgatcagatttggcaaacgtggtaaactagctccgaggtttattgggccatttccaatcatagaaattctgaatgatcaaactgttgttttagatcttccatcagagttagcaggaattcacaacacgttcaacgtgtgctatctgagaaagtgcaaaatagacgatgaaagtcagattcttccattgaaagatttgaaagtcgacttgactaagaaactagtagaagagccggttagaatagtggacaagaaagtcacaaagttgagaaagaaacagattccaatggtgttagtggaatggcggcacagtttaggttctaacttgacgtgggaaaccgaggagttaatgagagcgcgctatccccatttgtttgaccttgaccagattccgaggacggaatcttcttaaggggggtagatttgtaacattctcaatcgggcctagatgtaagattactagattgcccttaagttagtattgtgttattatatgcttttatttttatttaatgtttactattaaataataatgtggttaggaccagtttgtgacaagggtcacagaacagttttgtttatttaatttggacttcgtttgggttgccaaatgacgtacaaaagatatcagataaccgataaatacccgtgtgtcacacagtgtgggattttaacccacttttgatgacttgtgtagtgcatttcttgcactttccagatccttcccaaaataataccccgtacctaattctttctcctttgaaaccctaattgctaaaactagttcttgagctcaaattgttcttggaatcgtgttctttgttgtctactgattctaacaaggtaagaaacatgtgtttttgtgttcaattcgtggttaaattcatatttttgtgtaagttttgtaaaaagcttgattttgtgtcaaaacccatgaatttgatgttgttatagtccaaactttgtgggtttatagtctataacatgtagtgattgagttgtggtaagttttgatgtcgaaaacgagctctagatcgagttttggcgattttagcttgaagtccgtaacttgtgttcagcttctgaagaagatgaacacagtcggccgactgtcggtcgacagtcgaccgacctagggtgaaccgaccgattgacgatgacaaccgatcgactgagatttaccttcggccgattgatgataTACCAAGTGAGACGACCGACTGAgagggtcagtcgaccgattgtgtagacagtcgaccgactgtcagtgtcagtcgaccgactgagtatccagggcagaatattttacctaagtgttgatttttagccgttatgctgcccgtttgtattttgatgattttgatgtaaattttgaaagtgcataagtgtaaaggagaaaaaattttagcggacagtttttctgacaaaaatttttatgttgtgttatttggtgttaacggacagaaactaacttgtgtatatgttttctcaggagaaaaggagaaagagaaggttcagtgattagatagctgaataccttctcgtttgctggtaattggtgagtgggactaactggagaatatagtatattgtagcatgttatattatgattgccatgcttgttagatatacttattgttgtgattagttagtaccttgtgatgactgcatgttagttgatgcttgtctgctggagcccagtgcgtccctatcttgtggtagcctaattcgataggagagatcagcctgcgggttgggttcctcatgtggtagcctatttgcatccgtgtagtatatgtttgaatgacgcgtacgtcgcgtgtggatgatttatgcagcacggtatgtaggaggaacttccggtaaaccccagcccgatcaactggaggttaatggtttggccgaaccgccggagtctctgtagactgcactactgggtgatgtttgtgtgttagactatgtgacatgattagtataacacttatgtatgctatggcctgtagttagtcgtactcacttagcttcgtgctaattcccctccatttcctccatgcaggttgttagcttttgtagatagtgcttttgggagaagacgggcatgatgatgttatgtttgacagggttaactctgatgtggtcttttagaatatgaaccgtgtacttttgaaaacagaatgtatttacgtctcttcctattaatatgtaaattgttttaatgacacgtgacatcggtttgtacaaatgttgatatcttaattaattaatattatgcttccgccacgtattaaaaaaaaaaatagcggtgtcacaagttggtatcagagctgagtttggcagcatgtgcattgtgatctacatgtcatgttcccaaacttagaagagtcgtgtcaaacataacatgctggggatgggttaagtgagtattaggacaggttatgtgttagttgttagtactaacagagtttatactaagctttggtgtgagtgttgtggtagtgcagtaatggcagataacgaagctaacgctactggccccactgtccctggaactggtacttttagagcccctgacgaagatggacatgtgtcttcagaagaagaaacttctcaagaagtaatagaacttcaaagtcggttactagaagctcaggagaaaattaaggaattagaacaagaacgggcgcaatggaacccaaataccactgcgttgaacacaacctttcctcctaatttttataatcaagccggtggcagttctcagtcacaatttctacaaaatacctatcaaaactatcaaatgccatttccgtttaaccagacttttcctaatcaaatgatgtacccatttcaagtccctgagacaagaaggaagtgtacctataaacagtttatggactgcaaacctcctgagtacagtggtcacacaaaccctacaacgacgctcaattggttaagagaagtagaacgagcattagaagcatgtttttgtgagcctgaatctatggtactgtttgctagtaggcttctcaaaggtgaagcaatggagtggtgggattctattactgcatatttacctaaagaacagatcagtcaaataacttgggaacagttcgctgctaaggttcgggagcagtattgttctgagtatgagatggaaagattgaaaactgagtttctgagtatgaagatgacagaaagtatgacgattgatgaagttttcagagattttacatcgaagttaaggtttgttcaacagtgggtaccgactgaaaaggataagattcaacattttatgcgggtgattaagccagaatatagaacagttgcgagatttgcaaccacgttggcacaggctcatgagatggcgaagattactgaaggtgatattatggcagcgaaaagagaaagttcaaaaagtggatcttttggg
This genomic stretch from Rutidosis leptorrhynchoides isolate AG116_Rl617_1_P2 chromosome 11, CSIRO_AGI_Rlap_v1, whole genome shotgun sequence harbors:
- the LOC139876996 gene encoding uncharacterized protein; amino-acid sequence: MGESINFVYKNANEPIESRVNDLLSRMTLKEKLGQMTQIERSVATPDVIRDLSIGSVLSGGGSKPFDNATSSDWADMVDGLQKGALETRLGIPIFYGSDAVHGNNNVYGTTIFPHNVGLGATRDPDLVERIGAATALETRASGVQYAFAPCIAVCKDPRWGRCYESYSEDTQIVKKMTSLVTGLQGKPPKDHPNGYPYVAGRNNVMACAKHFVGDGGTDKGKNEGNTVISYEDLENIHMLPYPDCISKGVCTVMASYSSWNGTKLHSHRYLLTDILKEKLGFKGIVISDWEALDRFHEPFGSNYRSAVSSAVNAGIDMVMVPFRYQLFLDDLTYLVESGEVPMARINDAVERILRVKFAAGLFEYPMSDRSLLDVVGSKPHRELAREAVRKSLVLLKNGKDLNKPFLPLDKNAKRVLVAGKHADDLGYQCGGWTATWEGTSGRITIGTTILDAIKEAIGKNTEVVYEENPTYESLSGQDFSYAIVAIGEAPYVESGGDNSELTIPFKGGELLKLVAEKIPTLAILISGRPLVLEPSVLGSLESLVAAWLPGTEGNGITDVIFGDYEFHGRLPVSWFKSVDQLPMDHQGNSYDPLFPIGFGLKCEV